One window of Pseudomonas sp. FP198 genomic DNA carries:
- the rfbC gene encoding dTDP-4-dehydrorhamnose 3,5-epimerase gives MSEFYLKTLPLDGLFSVQHKRFEDQRGHFARLFCEGTLSAFGQPFHVRQINHSCTRERGSVRGLHYQNAAQPEAKLITCLRGEVWDVAVDLRPESETFLRWHAEHLKAGDGRSLLIPAGFAHGFQTLTDDAELLYLHSADYAPEHEGGLSVNDPRLAIAWPLSVNNLSSRDSNHPLLDERFAGVRL, from the coding sequence GTGAGCGAATTTTATTTGAAGACATTGCCGCTGGACGGTCTGTTCAGCGTCCAGCACAAACGCTTCGAAGACCAGCGCGGACATTTCGCCCGGCTGTTCTGTGAAGGGACCTTGAGTGCGTTCGGCCAGCCGTTCCATGTCCGCCAGATCAATCATTCCTGCACCCGTGAGCGGGGTAGTGTGCGCGGTTTGCATTATCAGAACGCAGCGCAGCCGGAAGCCAAACTGATCACCTGTCTGCGTGGCGAAGTCTGGGATGTGGCCGTGGATTTGCGACCTGAGTCCGAGACCTTCCTGCGATGGCATGCCGAGCACCTGAAGGCTGGTGATGGCCGCAGTCTGTTGATCCCGGCCGGGTTTGCCCATGGGTTCCAGACCCTGACCGACGACGCTGAGCTGCTTTACTTGCACAGTGCCGACTACGCTCCGGAGCATGAGGGCGGCCTGTCTGTGAATGACCCGCGGCTGGCGATTGCCTGGCCGCTGTCTGTCAATAATCTGTCGAGCCGGGATAGCAACCATCCTTTGCTCGACGAACGTTTTGCTGGAGTGCGTCTATGA
- a CDS encoding class I SAM-dependent methyltransferase: protein MNCRGCGTALALPLIDLGTSPPSNAYVRADQLDQAEQWVPLKVAVCQQCWLVQTEDYTSADTLFDAEYAYFSSFSSTWLAHAERYVAEMVKRFDLSADSRVVEIAANDGYLLQFVGKRGIPCLGVEPTRSTAEAARARGLEICELFFGRETAAQLEGDGWAADLMVANNVLAHVPDINDFLAGFATLLKPTGVATFEFPQLLTLMAGQQFDTLYHEHFSYLSLTSVQTLCERNGLEVFDVSQLSTHGGSLRVFVQRVDGVRRPVQSSVQQQLQAELDAGVKTAAYYATLAPAAEAIKHGLLRFLLQAKADGKHVVGYGAAAKGNTLLNYAGVKPDLLAWVADANPHKQGKYLPGSRIPIVSPERIAIEKPDYVVVLPWNLLSEVSQQLVEVRQWGGQFVIAVPELTLL, encoded by the coding sequence ATGAACTGCCGAGGTTGCGGGACTGCCCTGGCTTTGCCACTGATCGATCTCGGCACTTCGCCGCCGTCCAACGCGTATGTGCGGGCCGACCAATTGGATCAGGCCGAGCAGTGGGTGCCGCTTAAAGTTGCAGTGTGCCAGCAATGCTGGTTGGTGCAGACCGAGGATTACACCAGCGCGGATACGCTGTTCGACGCCGAGTACGCCTATTTCAGTTCCTTTTCCAGCACTTGGCTGGCCCACGCCGAGCGTTATGTTGCCGAGATGGTCAAGCGCTTCGACCTGAGCGCTGATAGTCGCGTGGTGGAAATTGCCGCCAACGACGGCTACCTGTTGCAGTTCGTGGGCAAGCGCGGTATCCCCTGCCTGGGGGTCGAGCCAACGCGCAGCACCGCCGAGGCCGCCCGTGCCAGAGGTCTGGAAATCTGCGAGTTGTTCTTTGGTCGCGAAACGGCCGCGCAACTGGAAGGCGACGGCTGGGCAGCGGATTTGATGGTGGCCAACAACGTATTGGCCCACGTGCCGGACATCAATGATTTCCTCGCCGGGTTTGCCACGCTGCTCAAGCCGACCGGTGTCGCCACGTTCGAGTTTCCGCAACTGCTCACATTGATGGCCGGGCAGCAGTTCGACACGCTCTATCACGAACATTTTTCTTATTTGTCGCTTACGTCCGTGCAAACCCTGTGCGAGCGCAATGGGCTTGAAGTCTTCGATGTCAGCCAGCTGTCGACCCATGGCGGCTCGTTGCGAGTCTTCGTCCAGCGTGTCGACGGCGTTCGACGCCCGGTCCAGTCCTCCGTGCAACAACAGTTACAGGCCGAACTGGATGCCGGCGTGAAAACCGCCGCGTACTACGCCACCCTGGCGCCGGCCGCCGAAGCGATCAAACATGGCCTGTTGCGCTTTTTGTTGCAGGCCAAGGCCGATGGCAAGCATGTGGTCGGGTATGGCGCAGCCGCCAAGGGCAACACTTTGCTCAACTACGCCGGGGTCAAGCCTGATCTGCTGGCGTGGGTGGCGGATGCCAACCCGCACAAACAGGGTAAATATTTGCCTGGCAGTCGGATTCCTATCGTGTCGCCTGAGCGTATCGCAATAGAGAAACCCGACTACGTTGTCGTCCTGCCCTGGAACCTGCTGAGTGAAGTCAGCCAACAGCTGGTTGAGGTTCGTCAATGGGGCGGGCAATTCGTCATCGCGGTGCCTGAGCTGACGCTGCTATGA